The sequence TTTGGGCTGTTTTGTTGCCAactctcctcctcttctcctgcTTGGATGGGTAAGGTGTCGATGACTGAATCTGAAGCTGGTGCTGTATAGAACGTGCATCGACTGACCAGGACAAGATCTGAGGTGGACCACTTCCCTGGAGGCATCGCTGTGGAGGATTCTGCATCGAACTACCGGGTCAAGTCCTGGGAAAATACCGCTCTCCAAGAAAACTGTCTACCTGCAGAGTTTCATCTTACTAAACAGATGCTTATACTGTTTTAACAAAAGCTCTACAGCACCATATTGTGTGATGAATTCGGCATCCGTTGCAGCATGGTTGGCTATTCTTGAAGGTGGATTCGACCATCAGTGTTCCTCTCAgggttatttttcacatacaattagtaccttgaaaaacacattttgcaacttgctgtcgactgaaaatgacatcactaaggctcaggtaaccaatcacagctcacctgttttctaggtgtggtcatgtgacattcacaagctgagttgtgattggttcacTGAGccctcattttcagttgacagcaagttgcaaaatgtgtttttaaacgtaCTAATCGTACATGaagaataatgaaaatatcaaatttcttataggcaaaatattaatgtttgactgcacagaatagctaaataagtaaagtacccctttaatattgaaataaatacacgcaaaatcacatttaaattcaTCGCCAAAGGTTCAtgtattaaatgaattaccaaagactaaaacgaaggacattttcacttgaattatagttacttttagctttgtaaacacacactgtagtttcagttaattttcgttttttaaaaagcattttcgtttttattttatttcgttaacgaaattgttttttgaattttagtttttttgttattttcgtTTACTCAAATAACCTTGGTTCCTTTCACAacgtttttccttttttaccaAATGGGTTCTAAAGCTGGTGGGTGTTAAACTTGGAGGTCACTGACCTTTGTTAGCTTTGTGCCCGTAAAGCCATTTGAGACTGTAGTGTTATTAagggctatacaaataaacttgacttgacacgTAGTCAGAcagccattcacactcacattagcaactgtggacaatttagagccttTAATGGACATAGCATGCATGTTTTGGTGATCCCACTTAAAAATTACACAACATGCTAATTCTACAAAGGAAGGCCGGAGCTGAGGTTTGAACCCCTCAGCACGGAATTGTGAGAATGTGCTAACCAGCAATCCATCATACTGCTCCTTTTGTAGAATGCTTTTTACAAGGATTTAATTTAGTGAGCAGATGTAAGCCATCCAAATGCAGATAACCAGGGGACGTAATTAGTGTCTTGATTCTTTTCCAAATGTATTAATAGAAGTGTTGGATAATAACAACACCCACAGTGCTGAGACGACTGTCAGCTCTTCAATATTCATCTTTTACTGCCTACAAGGCAAGTACTTCTTTAGATGTCTGTTGGTGAAGGTTGTATAGAAGATGTTTGGACATGCTAGGTCCAGTAGATTAATTCATAATTATAAAAATGTGGCAACAGACCATTCCGAATGTGGTTAGAAGACTTCATACTTTAGTATTGTAACTCTGTTACTTTCTTTCTCAAATTATGCAGGCCAGTGATGTTAATTCAAGCTGTGCATGATGTTATAAAAAGAATAGCTTGACTTCAATCAACCGTCTGTTGCACTAATCACATAAAAGTAAAAGAAGCAATAACAAAGCTGGATAAAATGAGATGTACTTGGTCTTTAAATTAGTCCTCGCCAGTGTTTTGTCAGGCagtacattttcatcaaagCATCTTTTCCCATGAGCGTGATAATGTCTACGCTCACGGCCGTTTAAATGGAGAAAAATGTAAAGGCTCGTGCCAAGGCGAGGACCGTGGATGGGTAATGTGAAATATGGTTGAAACAAAATTGATACAGTATCTCGCCCCAGTTCTCCCAGAAGGACAAAACCCTGAGTCGTTGTGTTAATTACGATTAGTACTGCAATCAGCTGTTTCAATTTGGAACATAGTCACTTCAAAATGGTCAGTATGAATTAGGCTAAGCTAATTTATCATACGATAACTTAAAATAAACTTGTTAAATAATGTTGTCAAGAACATACTGGATTCTGCAACTAAATTCCTTGTACtttgataaataaaacattCTGGAATGAGTACACTAATTGGATTCAATTAATAAGACACCTTGACGACGAGGAATGACTGACAAATACTGGGAAATGCAACGATATTCTCAGCTGCGCACTTGTCTCAATTGTGGGAAGATTTCTATAAGATTTTACCGATTCTATATCAAGGGTCACTAACAAGTGGCCCTCAAGGACCACGTGAGTAGCCTGGGGCCTGGTCTAAAAATAActtaccagtgatgggacattgtgatttcatcAAAGTGTTTTGGAAgtgatataataaaaataaagatttagGGTTAAGTTTTAGaaaatagcatgcaaacaataagCAAAATAACACACTACAATTGCATCCCTCCATTTGTCGAGACCCTCACTAactcattgaaaatgaaaaaacaaacataaggaTTGCCGTCAGCAAATAGCGCCCTTCTGTGGCCATCTATTTTATGACATTCTAAAGGAGCACAAACTTGGTTCATTCATTATGAGTACCGTCACCATTGCTATTATCTCAAATTAAATGTAGGCTATATTATCTATTCCAAATGTCACTTTTATTCTGAAATTTATACTTCTTCTTAAAACTACAATGATCACTTGACTACACGAACCCTCCATTCCAGTAGGGGCGCTGTTCCAAATGAGACGCTGTCGTTTTTCATATAGGCGGATGTGTCCGTATTGTTTTTCCGGTGTCGTGCGCCCTCGTCGTTGTGTGTGCGCCGTAAAGATGTCCGCTACTGTGGTTAAACAGCCGACTAAAAATGTCCCTAAAGCCAACGCAGGAGCCACCGGAGCAGCGGGGGCAACCGGTGGGCCCCCAGTTATTCCTCTCGCTTCCCCGCTGATGGGGAAAAAGAAGAAACCCTTCCTGGGGATGCCCGCCCCGCTCGGCTACGTTCCCGGTTTGGGCAGAGGGTAAGCTAACATTTTAGCCAACTCGCTGGCTATAAATATGACCATTAATTACTTAATCTGCCAACACGTTACCTGTTACCTGGTGTTGCCTTGTAACTTGTGGAAACGCTGCaagaaatataataataataataaatacaataataataattattattatatacatgCTGTTCCACATGTGACAAAGCGAGTCATTGAAACCTAACATGAAGATGGGCTTGATTTAGTTACGCGTGTAAAATTTCAAAGATGAATTGAGTTAAACGAGACTGCCATTAACAATTAGATTCTTTGACGATTCCAGTAGTTAAAGTATCATTGTGATAAATATTAAGAAACATGTAACCATTAAAACAGGTGAATGTGCATCAATTTCTGCAAAGACAACATTAGGGTCGAGACTCGagtttttagattttattttaaatttattttattttaatgcgaGGTTCCGGCTTTCATAGTCACGTTATAAGTTGTGGAATCCATAGTAAGGAATAAATATAGCACAATTAAGAGACATTTATAGTTGATACAGTTAATAAAATTAGCAATAGGAACGATGGAAATTATGATCACTGTTCACACTGTGACAGTTATGGCTAAGAAAGGGACCTGGCCTGTGgtacatcaaaaaaaaattgtgtgcaGATTGACACATTTGGCAGAAGCATCGAAAATATATAATACAGATGCGCTTATCAATTTGAAAAATGCCTTTGCTCACCTTGAAGGATTTAAGGGGTTAGTTTGTCAAGTTGTCAACTATAAATTTATTGCGTAGCCCTTAATCATAAAATAGTGTTGGAGTTTTGCAACATTTATGATAATACCTACCTTACCTCACCTTGTAACTATATGTTCCTTTTTataagcagaaaaaaatgaaaagttagggCTCTTCGAGTTGTTTTAGTGCAGTATTAACATTTGCcttaatttgtttttcttcagggCTACTGGTTTCACTACCCGATCTGATATCGGTCCAGCTCGCGATGCTAACGATCCAGTTGATGACCGACATGCTCCCCCAGGGAAGAGGACGGTTGGGGACCAAATGAAGAAGAGCCaggatgatgacgatgaagatCTGAACGACACTAATTATGACGAGGTGACTTGTTTACATTTCGGTATCAGCTACTCTCTTATTGACGCCTATATTTTAATATACTTGAAAATATGTAACCCTACAATATCTTCCAGTTTAACGGGTATGCGGGGAGCTTGTTCTCCAGTGGACCTTATGAGAAGGACGATGAAGAAGCAGATGCTATATATGCAGCTTTGGATAAGAGGATGGATGAAAGACGCAAAGAAAGAAGGTTAATTGAACAGCGCAGATATAAACTCCAATTATTTCAGAATCTGAAAATGTAAGATTTATATCTTTCTTTTGTGTTTTAAGGGAGCTGAGAGAAAAGGAAGAGATTGAGAAATACCGTATGGAGCGACCCAAAATTCAGCAGCAGTTTTCTGATCTAAAGGTGCAGATTGGAGCAAGTCTACAATTGTATTCTATGAATTGTGCTGCTTTTGTCCTCTTGTTGCtacttctgattttttttctcctctctttTTCTCCACACAGAGGAAATTGGCAGAGGTCTCAGAGGAGGAGTGGCTTAGCATTCCTGACGTGGGAGACGCCAGGAATAAGCGCCAGAGGAACCCACGCTACGAGAAACTCACCCCTGTCCCAGATAGCTTTTTCTCCAAGCACCTTCAAACGGGAGATAACCACACCAGCGTGGACCCTCTGAAGGGGGTTAGTGTACTTGCAAATACACATTCAGTGTGGATTAAAAATATTTACGTTTCATGCAGTGGAACTATGAGGAAAAACATTGAAGTCTCTAATTTAGCGTAACTTGGATTGTTCCATCTTGCCATGTAGGAATCCTCCACACGACACTGTCACTGTCTTTTCTCTCCATTAGCTTGGCGGTCTTAACACTCCGTACCCTGGCAGCATGACGCCAGGCCTGATGACGCCGGGGACAGGAGACCTGGACATGAGGAAAATTGGTCAGGCCAGGAACACACTCATGGATATGAGACTCAGTCAGGTAATTATTAGGGCCTAaccaatgtggatttttttagcCTGATTCTGatattcatcaggaaaaaactcTTAACAGACTAATTGGccgattaattttaaaaaatgaaataaaatggttAGAATAACATGTTTTTGGTCTCTTAACGCTTAGAACAACAAAGATTTGAAATTCAGAAACAACGTTTGTTGTTCACAATTTAGCATTTCTTCAACTTTGCAACTAATGAgcttatctttcaatttatgcCATACATAAGTCGCGTGATAATAATGAATGATGTTTGTGGCAAAAGCATTGGTCAACAGCAAATTGCTTCATGTGGCTTTATGTGTCCCTAAAAATATTTTCGatgctaatttaaaaaacgTCTTTACTTTCTACCTGTCACACCAAGTTTTTGAGATCAGTTCATGTTTTGTGTCTAAGTTTTAATGTTtacctccctggggaggtgttgcgggcatgtcccactggcgggaggcccccggggacaacccaggacacgctggagagcctatgtctctcggctggcctggcaacaccttgggatcccgccggaggagctagTTGAAGTTACTGGGGAGAGGGAAATCTGGGCAACCCtgttaaagctgctgccccgcgacccgaccccggataagtggtagatgatggatggatggatggatggtcttaATGTTTAATGTTTCATGAGAAAGTGTTTCTGACCGTATGtgtatattttgaaaaattggCTAAAATAGGCTAATGAATCAGGGCACCGACATCACTAATCAGGCCACGCCCCAccttttaaagccacacacatTCATAGTCATGGCCCGGGTATTATAATGCGGAATGTGAGGTTGACAATCTCAAATGGACACCAACAATACCTGCAGTTCACATGGACATTTTGTTGTTCAATAATGTGAAATTATagtcagtacagtacagtacagtacagtacagtacagtacaatacagtacagtcaTCTCATTGAGTTGAGGATTCTGTTTCTCAAGTGTGCCTCTTTCTCTTTCACCAGGTCTCCGACTCGGTCAGCGGTCAGACTGTAGTGGACCCGAAAGGTTACCTGACTGACCTCAACTCCATGATTCCCACACACGGAGGAGACATCAGGTAGAGACACGGGGGCCACGCCGAATGTTCATGTGGATTATTTACGCGCGTTGCATTTAATGAATTTCTCATGGCTGTATTTCGGCTCCTTTTTGTGCAGTGACATTAAAAAGGCTCGTCTGCTGCTGAAATCGGTGAGGGAGACGAACCCTCATCACCCGCCTGCTTGGATTGCGTCGGCCAGGCTGGAAGAAGTGACTGGGAAACTGCAGGTGGCCCGCAACCTCATCATGAAAGGCACTGAGATGTGTCCCAAGGTAAAGCGGGAAAGTGCCTGAGCTGAGCGCATATACACAAGTGGATTGtgagtgtgttttgtttgttttgttggtttAACATGTGTGtgactgtttttgtttatgtatgtgtgtttttaaaagcagAAACCTTGCCATTTGCTTATGCTGTCTAAAGGTTTTGTAGTTTATTGAGGGATTCTTTTTGGTTGACTTTGGCTGAATCCAAAGTGGTGTCATTAAGTCACAAATGATTTTactgacaattagcatctatTGGCTTTGCCTATAAGGGCTCCGTTCAGGAAATCTGTGATTGTTGTCTGTGCCCGTAGAGCGAGGATGTGTGGCTGGAGGCAGCCAGGCTGCAGCCTGGCGACACGGCCAAAGCTGTTGTAGCTCAAGCTGTCCGGCACATGCCGCAATCGGTCCGAATCTACATCAGAGCTGCGGAGCTGGAAACTGACGTCAGAGCCAAGAAAAGAGTCCTCAGGAAGGGTAAGACTCAAGTTTAATgtacctgcttttttttttttttttggctgtgtgtgttttttagaaACAGTTGTTAATGTTTACGCAGCCCTGGAGAATGTGTCCAAGTCGGTCCGACTGTGGAAGACAGCTGTTGAACTGGAGGAGCCAGAAGATGCCAGAATCATGCTGAGCAGAGCAGTGGAGTGTTGCCCAACAAGTGTGGAGGTGCTTGTAGAACCCATGCTTCCATTTGACTTCACTAATATGAAAAATCCCATCAGTTCTGTGCTGTTTTTGTCCATCCTGTTTAGCTGTGGCTGGCTTTGGCCCGACTGGAGACGTACGAGAACGCCCGGCGTGTCCTGAACAAGGCCCGTGAGAACATCCCCACCGATCGCCACATCTGGATCACCGCCGCAAAGTTGGAGGAAGCCAATGGCAACACGCAGATGGTGGACAAGATCATCGAGAGAGCCATCACCTCATTGCGTGCCAACGGAGTGGAGATCAACAGAGAGCAGTGGATACAGGTGTGTTTGTGTAAATCACAACATATTTCCATCCAGGACAGGTTTGCCAACTGAGGCTTGAATGGAGTATATGCTACGGAAGAggtgggacgtgattttgcacatcagtttggttccggtccgggttgcgaacgcgcaaccgagggccacaaagtcggaaggacaagtattttgacgcagcccacacgtctcaaaccgaaccggaaccaaactgatgtgcaaaaacagtcccgcctcttcggTGGAATATACCCCATAGTGGCAGTCGAGCTCATTCGTGGTCCAGGTGGCAATTTAACAGTCACTTTAAGaccatatttaaaatgaatataaTTTTCTGTGGGTGCTTATGCTACACAGTTGTACAAAAGGTGGTAGTTGAAAAGGCTGAGAGATTTGTGCTCCAaccactgacctgaatatatgactggatagctgatagcccatacacgcccgtgcagggcggccatcttgctttcCCCCCACTTTGCAAGCAGACGACTGTATAAACTACACGGTATACGCACAGATaagagacatatacagctcatagGCAGTTATTATAAGGCCGGGGACGGTGTGGGAGACTTgtggtggtcactattttttaacaagttaaaaaataataataataatcacaagtgGACGGTatctgctgctttgaagaccccctttttcttttatcgctcaattCCTTAgatcccaatattagatttagaagaggcatcttttgttgaattacagttataattctttaataaaaaatatatatacaagtaAACATCAttcagcatataatttatacatgtatttaaaacaagttgtaaaatgtctgaagtcgttTGGTTTCCGttcaaatttaaaacaccataaatcatgctgtttctactaagtactatctcaattgttctccaatttcgatactgtgaatgtataggatcgtatgctgagaaacgtctcttgggaggagtaatatggcggcctcgccacTTCAAAACTGTTGGCCTATCGGctgtccagtcatatattcagatcagtgggttCAACGGATGAATATAGTGTAGATCCCCTCCTTGACCTTTCATCTTTGCTGACAGGATGCAGAGGAGTGCGACAAAGCTGGCAGCGTGGCCACCTGCCAGGCCGTCATCCGAGCGGTCATCGGGATTGGCATCGAAGAGGAAGACCGCAAGCACACCTGGATGGAGGACTCTGATAGTGTGCGTAAATACATAAGTTTACATAATTTGGAAGCTgtgtatcatttaaaaaaaaaagtcagacaaaacattcattttatttttcacaaaatacacattaaactgtcagccattttgggatGGCACAAACTAATGAGATGGTCCTGCTTCAAGTTGGCCATCATATTTTCCTCCAAATATTTAAATTctgctattttatttaaacttatAATCAACACTATAAGTTACACATCTGTGAGAATCCCTGAGTTATAAAACGATGTGTTTTTCAGTGTGTGGCCCACGGAGCATTGGAGTGTGCCAGGGCCATCTATGCTCATGCTCTGCAGGTGTTCCCCAGTAAGAAAAGTGTGTGGCTTCGAGCTGCCTACTTTGAAAAGAACAATGGAACCAGGTAAACAATAGCGCCCTCCACAGGTGACCTTTTGAATTGAACAGTCTGCTTGATACTGCATCGTGTTTCCTACGTGTACTTGTCAGGGAGTCATTGGAGACCCTCCTCCAGAAAGCTGTGGCTCACTGTCCAAAGGCCGAGGTTCTCTGGCTTATGGGAGCCAAATCCAAGTGGCTCGCTGAGGACGTGCCTGCCGCCAGAAGTATCCTGGCCCTGGCCTTTCaggtaatatatatatagtgttgcttctcccaaaaaaaaaaaaaaaaagactagtcTCCAAtctgaaaaaaagctaaaacagACATTTTTACAACATTaaatcagacattttttttgtgtataagaGACAAATCTCATTTTCAAGGGCAGTATTTTTGCAGTAATGCATAGAAAATATTGATCCCTAGTAATAGCAAAGTCAGGCTTTTCTAACACATCCGTTGGGGTGTCCAGCATTGTGTTCATGACACGCTGTTCCACAGGCTAACCCCAACAGTGAGGAGATCTGGCTGGCCGCTGTCAAACTGGAGTCTGAGAATAACGAGTACGAGAGAGCCCGCCGGCTGCTAGCCAAAGCTCGGAGCAGCGCCCCCACGGCAAGAGTGAGTCCTCCCTTCCCACGTTCCTCTCTCAgtaggaaaaacgaatggccgaaaagtacacgaCTCTGCACCCcctgctgcttaactcatattccacagtcactaacgcaatattaaccagaataacactTAAAACTAGTGGGGCTGTATACAACAATTAttgtaaagaagaaaaaaatgagttgacttccccttttaaagGTTTTCATGAAGTCCGTCAAGTTGGAGTGGGTGTTAGGGAACATTGAAGCCGCTCAGGAGCTTTGCACAGAGGCCTTGAAGCACTATGAGGACTTTCCCAAACTCTGGATGATGAGAGGCCAGATTGAAGAACAATGTGACAACATGGATAAAGCCAGAGAGGCCTACAACCAAGGGGTGAgctatttgctttaaaaaaaaataaataaaaaataaataaataaataaataaatcatttggacCTCTAAGTGGCTAACGTCCCATAAATTCACGCAGTTGAAAAAGTGTCCCAATTCAGTGGCCCTGTGGCTGCTGACATCACGACTGGAAGAGCGAGTGGGACAGCTGACCAGAGCCAGAGCCATCTTGGAGAAGGCGCGACTCAAGAACCCACAGAGTCCCGATTTGTGGTGAGGAAGAAACGTGAACGAACAAAAGGCTTCGGTCACCGGGCTTGTCACTCATGTCACTCTCGTGTTTCCTGGTCACCAGGTTGGAATCGGTGCGATTAGAATTCCGGTCAGGACTGAAGAACATTGCAAACACGCTGATGGCCAAAGCTCTGCAGGAATGTCCAAATTCAGGTGAAGAATGTGACCAATGTAAGAGGAAGTCTTTCTTTTCATTCTTTGTAATAAATGACTTCCATTTCTGCTTTGTTCAAGGCATCCTGTGGGCCGAGGCCGTGTTTTTGGAGGCCAGGCCTCAGAGGAAGACCAAAAGTGTGGATGCGTTGAAGAAATGTGAACATGATCCACATGTGTTGCTTGCCGTGGCCAAGTATGACTGCATCTTTTGATATATTTTATAACAGAATCCTCGTGAAATCTGGCTTCGCAATTGTTCCCAATCTTAGGTTGTTCTGGAGTGAACGGAAGATCACCAAAGCTAGAGAGTGGTTCCTCCGCACGGTGAAGATCGAGCCTGACTTGGGAGATGCTTGGGCTCTCTTCTACAAGTTTGAACTGCAGCACGGAACACAAGTACGATTACccccaataaaaataataataataataatgttttgacAAATGTCGGAATTGGAAccagccacacacacaaaaaaaaatccctatctTGTACTAATAGCCACTTGTCATCCATTAGGAGCAGCAGGAAGAAGTGCGTAAGCGCTGTGAAAATGCAGAGCCACGTCACGGCGAGTTGTGGTGCGCTGAGTCCAAACACGTCCTGAACTGGCAGAAGAAAACAGCCGAGATTCTTGCACAAGTTGCAAGCAAGATCAAAAACACGTTTTGAGAGACTGAGGAGCTGGACTCAAAACATGGAGCCAAACTGTCTGTCAAATCACCAGGATGGATGGGAATCATTACGGGTTTACACAGTTCAGCgtctttgcttttgtttgtccatTTGCAGCAGGCACAATCTGATTGGAGTACCTCCAGCATtgtcatcaagtgtgaaattaggcTTTCATAACAAATTGAAAATAGAAGTTGCTGCCTTTCGTGTCGGCTtggctgtgtgtttttttaaccgTGACTGCTTGATGACACACTTGATTGAGACTTCATCCATGTGTGCAGCTGCTTCTTAAATATTATTACAAGTGTTCCAGATTGTACATTGAATTACTTTAAATGAATACAACATAATGAGTCGTTGGTTGTGTTGTAATCTAACCTCTTTCTGCAGCATTGAAGCATCCAACACTGCACCCCTTGTGTAAAAGTAGATGTAcagaagaattaaaaaaaaagaaagacagaaaaataaCACCTTATAAACCTAGTGTAGAGAAAGAAATCAATTTCATGGTGCCAGCTTAATGCTTAGGTTGAACTCAGGTTTTAAGCTCATTTCCCctcattattttgttttcatcccATCCATTGTTCTGTTGTACTTTTGTTTTGGTAGTTTGCTtgaaatactttcaaaatacgTTTGTAGTCCACCAATAAATTGCTGCATACTGCGTTTTAATTGTCCGAATTGGCCTGACTGTCGCGTGAACGAAAGTGAAACGATGAGAACTACATGATCGATTGCATTGTTTTCGTTGACTTGGCACGCGCGCGCTTTGGTGAAGCCAAGAGGAAGCCATTCATGACGGGGAATGAAATTAGACCCGCGGCGACGGCTATGGAAAGTACGCTTCTGCCTTTTGGCAGCTTTTGAGCTGCATGATGGGGTTTGGATAAAACCTATCCAACCGAATCCTGCTTGGTCGAAGATCCCACAAACTTGAGTGCTGCATGACGCCTCAGTTGGCAGTTTGCTCGCCTTAGGAGCCGGCAGAGGATCATGATATATAAATGGTGAGTGGGCTTTAAATTTGTTTTGGCGTCAACCTAACGGCCGATTGTTCGTCTTGGAGTTACGTTTGAAGTTTGTTACTAGGGCAAAAGCATAGCGTATTTGATAGGTATCCGTTGTTATCGTGATTAAATTGTCCCTATAGGTATGAACTAGAGTGTGAattattgtttgtttatatgcCCTGAAATGGTCTGGAGCCTGGGACAGTTCAGGAGTTATgcgccaaagccagctgggattcgTCACTAGTCAGTTCACTCGCAACCCGAATGAGGGCAAGTGGTATCAGGGGCGGAGCTACAGGTGGCCACCCCAAATCTATGGGAAAATGTTGCCACTACTGATCCTGACTTTAGTTGGAGTATTCTTAAAATTACtctgggaaaaacaacaacactcaaCCTGGATGCAAACTCTTAATCTCTTTTTCGTCAAGATCAAGAACATTTGATTTGATAAAATGCACACGTATACCAATCTTGCCCAAAACTGTTATGTTTTGGCAGCTGAATgatgcattcggatgaatggatgacggaaagatgaagtttctttagccaagtatggcgtATTTATTGTGGAACTCAACACAGCACGTCTGCACTCATCAGCCTCCAGGCTCAAAGTAAAAGAAGATAAAAGAACAAAGGAcgataaaaagaaaagtgttCGAGCGCCTCACAGAGGCTCAAGCGCTCATTACACATGAGTACATATGAACAATTAACTGAGT is a genomic window of Festucalex cinctus isolate MCC-2025b chromosome 2, RoL_Fcin_1.0, whole genome shotgun sequence containing:
- the prpf6 gene encoding pre-mRNA-processing factor 6; this translates as MSATVVKQPTKNVPKANAGATGAAGATGGPPVIPLASPLMGKKKKPFLGMPAPLGYVPGLGRGATGFTTRSDIGPARDANDPVDDRHAPPGKRTVGDQMKKSQDDDDEDLNDTNYDEFNGYAGSLFSSGPYEKDDEEADAIYAALDKRMDERRKERRELREKEEIEKYRMERPKIQQQFSDLKRKLAEVSEEEWLSIPDVGDARNKRQRNPRYEKLTPVPDSFFSKHLQTGDNHTSVDPLKGLGGLNTPYPGSMTPGLMTPGTGDLDMRKIGQARNTLMDMRLSQVSDSVSGQTVVDPKGYLTDLNSMIPTHGGDISDIKKARLLLKSVRETNPHHPPAWIASARLEEVTGKLQVARNLIMKGTEMCPKSEDVWLEAARLQPGDTAKAVVAQAVRHMPQSVRIYIRAAELETDVRAKKRVLRKALENVSKSVRLWKTAVELEEPEDARIMLSRAVECCPTSVELWLALARLETYENARRVLNKARENIPTDRHIWITAAKLEEANGNTQMVDKIIERAITSLRANGVEINREQWIQDAEECDKAGSVATCQAVIRAVIGIGIEEEDRKHTWMEDSDSCVAHGALECARAIYAHALQVFPSKKSVWLRAAYFEKNNGTRESLETLLQKAVAHCPKAEVLWLMGAKSKWLAEDVPAARSILALAFQANPNSEEIWLAAVKLESENNEYERARRLLAKARSSAPTARVFMKSVKLEWVLGNIEAAQELCTEALKHYEDFPKLWMMRGQIEEQCDNMDKAREAYNQGLKKCPNSVALWLLTSRLEERVGQLTRARAILEKARLKNPQSPDLWLESVRLEFRSGLKNIANTLMAKALQECPNSGILWAEAVFLEARPQRKTKSVDALKKCEHDPHVLLAVAKLFWSERKITKAREWFLRTVKIEPDLGDAWALFYKFELQHGTQEQQEEVRKRCENAEPRHGELWCAESKHVLNWQKKTAEILAQVASKIKNTF